The proteins below are encoded in one region of Candidatus Methylomirabilota bacterium:
- a CDS encoding 2-dehydropantoate 2-reductase — MRIAVIGAGGIGAIYGASLAKAGSDVTFVARGAHLAAMRERGLRIEGDRGGTHINPAQATDDIARIGVVDFVLFCVKLWDVESAGEQIRPIVGPQTAVIPLQNGVDAADRLIPILGRDRVMGGTAFVTGAIVTPGVIRQTGTYQQMTFGELDGRSSARGKRLRDLCAAAGFEGVLSPDIRLPIWEKFALLVPLSDLNALTRLPLGTWRDDPDLFTLYEAALRETVAVGLAEGVKLPPDSVDKTLAMMRSMPPHHTTSMGNDLLRGNRIELPWFAGKVVELGRRHAIPTPVNSFIYAALKPYVNGAPRKD; from the coding sequence ATGCGCATCGCGGTCATCGGCGCCGGCGGCATCGGCGCAATCTATGGCGCCTCGCTTGCCAAGGCCGGGTCCGACGTGACCTTCGTCGCGCGCGGTGCGCATCTCGCGGCGATGCGCGAGCGCGGGCTGCGCATCGAAGGGGATCGCGGGGGAACTCATATAAATCCGGCCCAGGCCACCGACGATATCGCGCGCATCGGCGTCGTCGATTTTGTGCTGTTCTGCGTCAAGCTTTGGGATGTCGAAAGCGCCGGCGAGCAGATCCGTCCGATCGTCGGACCGCAGACCGCGGTGATCCCGCTGCAGAACGGCGTCGACGCCGCCGACCGGCTGATCCCGATCCTCGGGCGCGATCGGGTGATGGGCGGCACCGCCTTTGTCACCGGGGCGATCGTCACGCCCGGGGTGATCCGCCAGACCGGGACCTATCAGCAGATGACCTTTGGCGAGCTCGACGGCAGGAGCAGCGCCCGCGGCAAGCGATTGCGCGATCTTTGCGCAGCGGCCGGGTTCGAGGGCGTGCTGAGCCCCGACATCAGGCTCCCGATCTGGGAAAAGTTCGCCCTGCTGGTGCCGCTGAGCGACCTCAACGCGCTGACCCGGCTGCCGCTCGGCACATGGCGCGACGATCCCGACCTGTTCACCCTCTACGAGGCGGCCTTGCGCGAAACCGTCGCCGTCGGCCTCGCCGAGGGCGTCAAGCTGCCGCCGGACAGCGTCGACAAGACGCTCGCGATGATGCGCTCGATGCCGCCCCACCACACCACCTCGATGGGCAATGATCTGCTCCGCGGCAACCGGATCGAGCTGCCCTGGTTTGCTGGCAAGGTGGTCGAGCTTGGCCGGCGCCACGCCATCCCCACGCCGGTGAACAGTTTTATCTATGCGGCGCTGAAACCTTATGTGAACGGTGCGCCAAGAAAAGACTAA
- a CDS encoding tripartite tricarboxylate transporter substrate-binding protein, which translates to MSDVLGQQVVIDNRTGGNSVVAANAVLQAPRDGYTFLVDAANQLTNPFLIKDLPFDYPSTWMPVSQLSSFPKVIAVRHDFPARTIQEFIALAREQPGEFSYGTPPAAGMAHMAGEELQRRAGIKLVHAPYRGGFDAARDIGSGSLDAVLITTSSIRLPLQNGKARILAVTNPRRTASFPDVPTLVESGFPGFDMNDWTGLFAAAGTPEPSIARLYEAVAKASKTPAVRERLDPIGAEPVASTPQEFGVWPAGQRALLGKLLVEAGIKLGWRAAASPAPR; encoded by the coding sequence GTGAGCGACGTGCTCGGCCAGCAGGTGGTGATCGACAACCGTACCGGCGGCAACTCGGTGGTGGCCGCCAACGCCGTGCTGCAGGCGCCGCGCGACGGCTACACGTTCCTGGTCGATGCCGCCAATCAGCTGACCAACCCGTTCCTGATCAAGGATCTGCCGTTCGACTATCCGTCGACATGGATGCCGGTCAGTCAGTTGTCGAGCTTTCCCAAGGTGATCGCGGTGCGCCACGACTTCCCTGCCCGCACCATCCAGGAATTCATCGCGCTCGCGCGCGAGCAGCCCGGGGAATTCAGCTACGGCACGCCGCCTGCCGCCGGCATGGCCCACATGGCGGGCGAAGAATTGCAGCGCCGCGCCGGGATCAAGCTCGTCCACGCGCCCTATCGCGGCGGCTTCGACGCCGCGCGCGACATCGGCTCGGGCTCGCTGGACGCGGTGCTCATCACCACATCGTCGATCCGCCTGCCGCTGCAGAACGGCAAAGCACGCATTCTGGCCGTGACCAACCCCAGGCGGACCGCTTCCTTCCCCGACGTGCCGACCCTGGTCGAAAGCGGCTTCCCGGGCTTCGACATGAACGACTGGACTGGATTGTTCGCAGCCGCAGGCACGCCGGAGCCGTCGATCGCGCGCCTGTACGAAGCGGTCGCCAAGGCCTCGAAAACCCCCGCCGTCCGTGAGCGGCTAGACCCGATCGGGGCAGAGCCGGTCGCCAGCACGCCTCAAGAATTCGGCGTCTGGCCGGCCGGCCAGCGCGCGCTGCTCGGCAAGCTGCTCGTCGAGGCCGGCATCAAACTGGGCTGGCGGGCGGCGGCTTCGCCGGCGCCGCGCTGA
- a CDS encoding MFS transporter, whose translation MHPINTRKVVAAGAIGNVLEWYDFAIYGYFAAAIGKKFFPHEDPVAQVLAAFGIFAVGFLMRPVGGAVVGHIGDRLGRRAALTFSVTAMAVPTFLIGVLPGYATLGVMAPIALTFLRMVQGLSVGGEYTTSIVFMVENAPPGRRGSVGALACCGAVGGILFGSAVGAGLASLMSVESLEAWGWRIPFLMGLIVGIAGYLLRRHLSDEPKAEGATRAPLVETLQLHRRLLVRLAGLSLFNAVGFYLLFVYIVSWLQFADGIAPARALEINTVSMLVLVPLIIGAGWLSDRIGRKPMLLGATAIGFVGAVPFLWLMHHPQTHFILLGQLGFVVAVGMFLGPQPAIMVEAVPKAIRCTAIALGYNICLGIFGGISPLVATWLVHRTDNDLSPAFLVMGAAGLSFLAALTFRETSRSPTADATL comes from the coding sequence ATGCATCCTATCAATACACGCAAGGTCGTCGCGGCCGGCGCCATCGGCAATGTGCTCGAATGGTACGATTTCGCAATCTACGGCTACTTCGCCGCCGCCATCGGCAAGAAGTTCTTCCCGCATGAGGATCCCGTCGCCCAGGTCCTGGCGGCCTTCGGCATCTTCGCCGTCGGCTTCCTGATGCGGCCCGTGGGCGGCGCGGTCGTCGGCCATATCGGCGATCGGCTTGGCCGTCGCGCCGCGCTCACTTTCTCGGTGACGGCGATGGCCGTTCCAACTTTTCTGATCGGCGTTCTGCCGGGCTACGCCACGCTCGGGGTCATGGCGCCCATTGCGCTGACATTCCTGCGCATGGTGCAAGGCCTGTCCGTCGGCGGCGAATACACAACGTCGATCGTCTTCATGGTCGAAAACGCACCGCCAGGCCGCCGCGGGTCCGTGGGGGCGCTGGCCTGTTGCGGCGCCGTCGGGGGAATTCTGTTCGGATCGGCCGTCGGGGCTGGGCTTGCCTCGCTGATGTCGGTCGAGTCGCTCGAAGCCTGGGGCTGGCGCATCCCGTTCCTCATGGGGCTGATCGTCGGCATCGCCGGCTATCTGCTGCGCCGGCATCTCAGCGACGAGCCCAAAGCCGAAGGCGCCACACGCGCCCCGCTCGTGGAGACCCTGCAACTGCACCGCCGGCTGCTGGTTCGCCTGGCCGGCCTGTCTCTTTTCAACGCCGTCGGATTCTACCTGCTCTTCGTCTACATCGTCAGCTGGCTGCAATTCGCCGACGGTATCGCCCCCGCGCGCGCGCTCGAAATCAATACGGTCAGCATGCTGGTGCTGGTCCCGCTCATCATCGGCGCGGGATGGCTTTCCGACCGGATCGGCCGCAAGCCGATGCTGCTCGGAGCGACGGCGATCGGCTTTGTCGGCGCGGTGCCCTTTCTCTGGCTCATGCACCACCCGCAGACGCATTTCATCCTGCTGGGCCAGTTGGGCTTTGTGGTGGCCGTCGGCATGTTCCTTGGCCCCCAGCCTGCCATCATGGTCGAAGCGGTGCCCAAGGCGATCCGCTGCACCGCGATCGCACTGGGCTACAACATCTGTCTCGGGATCTTCGGCGGCATCAGCCCGCTGGTCGCGACCTGGCTGGTGCACCGAACCGACAACGACCTCAGTCCGGCGTTCCTCGTCATGGGCGCCGCCGGGCTGTCGTTCCTGGCGGCCCTGACTTTCCGGGAGACCAGCCGGTCGCCGACGGCCGACGCCACGCTGTAG
- a CDS encoding CoA transferase, with translation MNDPHLVERGMWVDVKHAKRGKTRVPISPIRQHGGPSATVDRPAPLPGQDTDRVLSELLGLTPDELAALHAAGVIEPVKS, from the coding sequence ATCAACGACCCGCACCTCGTGGAGCGTGGCATGTGGGTGGACGTCAAGCACGCCAAGCGCGGGAAAACGCGGGTGCCAATCTCGCCGATCCGCCAGCACGGCGGCCCGTCGGCAACGGTGGACCGCCCCGCGCCGCTGCCGGGCCAGGACACGGACCGCGTGTTGTCGGAACTGCTGGGACTGACCCCCGACGAGCTGGCGGCACTCCATGCGGCAGGCGTGATCGAGCCGGTCAAGAGCTAA
- a CDS encoding PPOX class F420-dependent oxidoreductase has protein sequence MAIALPQSVKKIMQDKAYGHVITLNANGTPQVTMVWMDAEGDEVLFNTADGRLKPKNLRRDPRVIIAVQDRNDPQSHLVFHGKGTVTEAGADDHIDKLAKRFLGADKYPFRRPGEKRLIVRVKVDRIGGYGPKMQPWT, from the coding sequence ATGGCGATCGCGCTGCCCCAGTCCGTCAAGAAGATCATGCAGGACAAAGCCTATGGTCACGTCATCACGCTCAACGCGAACGGCACGCCCCAGGTGACGATGGTGTGGATGGACGCCGAAGGCGACGAAGTCCTGTTCAACACCGCCGACGGGCGGCTCAAGCCGAAGAACCTGCGCCGCGACCCCCGCGTCATCATCGCTGTGCAGGACCGCAACGATCCCCAGTCCCACCTGGTGTTCCACGGCAAGGGGACGGTGACCGAGGCGGGGGCGGACGACCACATCGACAAGCTGGCCAAGCGCTTCCTGGGCGCGGACAAGTATCCCTTCCGCCGGCCCGGCGAGAAGCGCCTGATCGTACGCGTCAAGGTCGATCGCATCGGCGGCTACGGCCCCAAGATGCAACCCTGGACGTAA
- a CDS encoding LLM class flavin-dependent oxidoreductase gives MDISCAFPPVPDTPDHIALAERLGYRRAWVYDTPALQLDVWMTLGRAAERTRRIELGPGVLIPSLRHVLVTASAVATLVELAPGRVNVGIGSGFTGRLAMGQRPNAWRLVAEYIRQLKALLAGEVVEIEGAATQMIHGPGQAPSRPIRVPIVIGTGGPRGEAVARQLGDGIFTVVPVAGFAWASLLTFGTVLEPGESPESERVLLAAGAGAGVVFHRAFDLPGAPGRPGMSDLPGGAEWLAAIEAMPRRERHLHTHRGHLTYPNDIDRKVLTGDVIRRFTFTGESPALRERMRELGARGVTEIAYQPAGPDIPRELTAFARMAG, from the coding sequence GTGGATATCTCCTGCGCGTTCCCCCCCGTCCCCGACACGCCGGATCACATCGCCCTGGCCGAGCGCCTGGGCTATCGCCGCGCGTGGGTCTACGACACCCCCGCGCTCCAGCTGGACGTCTGGATGACGCTCGGGCGCGCGGCGGAGCGCACGCGGCGCATCGAGCTCGGCCCCGGCGTCCTGATTCCGAGCCTCCGTCACGTGCTCGTCACGGCATCGGCCGTCGCGACCCTCGTTGAGCTCGCGCCCGGTCGCGTCAACGTCGGGATCGGGTCCGGCTTCACCGGGCGCCTCGCCATGGGCCAGCGGCCGAACGCGTGGCGGCTCGTGGCGGAGTACATACGCCAGCTCAAGGCGTTGCTCGCCGGCGAGGTCGTCGAGATCGAGGGCGCGGCCACTCAGATGATCCACGGGCCGGGACAGGCGCCCTCGAGACCGATCCGCGTCCCGATCGTCATCGGCACCGGCGGACCTAGGGGCGAAGCGGTGGCCCGACAGCTCGGCGACGGCATCTTCACCGTCGTACCGGTCGCCGGGTTCGCGTGGGCCTCGCTCCTCACGTTCGGCACCGTGCTGGAGCCGGGAGAGTCGCCCGAGTCGGAGCGCGTGCTGCTTGCCGCCGGCGCCGGCGCGGGCGTGGTCTTCCACCGCGCGTTCGATCTGCCCGGGGCGCCGGGGCGTCCCGGGATGAGCGATCTGCCGGGCGGCGCCGAGTGGCTGGCGGCGATCGAGGCCATGCCACGCCGCGAACGGCATCTCCACACGCATCGTGGTCACCTCACCTATCCGAACGACATCGACCGCAAGGTGTTGACCGGCGACGTGATCCGGCGGTTCACCTTCACCGGGGAATCGCCCGCGCTGCGGGAGCGGATGCGCGAGCTGGGCGCCCGCGGCGTGACGGAGATCGCCTACCAGCCGGCGGGGCCCGACATCCCGCGCGAGCTCACGGCGTTCGCCCGAATGGCCGGCTAG
- a CDS encoding carboxymuconolactone decarboxylase family protein encodes MARLPSITSKDQVAPKDHAIVDGIVQSRGALQGPFTMFLHCPELAARLAHLGAFVRFEGSLDMRVRVLAAMTVARELDAVYVWGAQTGGARRLGVPETTITAIREKHARGIPPEDAQIVEFTRELIRKHRVDDATFKALRTRLGDDGLIQLTGAIGYYSMLSMTVNACELEAGKGAEVLQ; translated from the coding sequence ATGGCAAGGCTACCGTCCATCACCAGCAAGGACCAGGTCGCTCCCAAAGACCACGCGATCGTGGACGGCATCGTCCAGAGCCGTGGCGCGCTGCAGGGGCCGTTCACGATGTTCCTCCACTGCCCGGAGCTGGCCGCCCGCCTCGCGCATTTGGGCGCCTTCGTCCGCTTCGAGGGCTCGCTCGACATGCGGGTGCGCGTGCTCGCGGCGATGACCGTGGCGCGGGAGCTCGACGCGGTCTACGTGTGGGGCGCGCAGACGGGTGGCGCCCGGCGGCTCGGCGTGCCGGAGACCACCATCACGGCCATCCGCGAGAAGCACGCGCGCGGCATCCCGCCGGAGGACGCCCAGATCGTGGAGTTCACGCGCGAGCTCATCCGCAAGCATCGAGTTGACGACGCGACGTTCAAGGCGCTCCGGACACGGCTCGGCGATGACGGACTCATCCAGCTCACGGGGGCGATCGGCTACTACAGCATGCTGTCGATGACGGTGAACGCCTGCGAGCTGGAAGCCGGCAAGGGCGCCGAGGTCCTGCAATGA
- a CDS encoding cyclase family protein, with the protein MAGRPLPTEQEVRAWIRERRNWGRWGKDDQRGAMNLVTPEKRVAAARLVKSGRSVSLSRPFPKEPGLNNALPAQHYMKVIPRGKGAYAGDYYGIFYHGVASTHIDALCHTWDDDAMWNGRDPKKEITFDGATFGSIEHWSDGIITRGVMLDVPRHRGVPCVTQDAPVHGYELEDILTARGIKLAPGDAVCVYAGRDAWQAANPDKTYGRPYGGGTQERPGLHVSCLPFLRDHDVSMLVWDMLDHLPIGYDIPWAVHACLFAYGVALLDNAQLEPLAKACVDEKRDEFMLVIAPLMVVGGTGSPANPLAVF; encoded by the coding sequence ATGGCCGGACGTCCGCTGCCGACCGAGCAGGAAGTGCGCGCCTGGATCCGCGAGCGCCGCAACTGGGGGCGCTGGGGCAAGGACGACCAGCGCGGCGCGATGAACCTCGTCACTCCGGAGAAGCGGGTCGCCGCCGCACGCCTAGTAAAGTCCGGCCGGAGCGTCTCGCTCAGCCGGCCCTTCCCGAAGGAGCCCGGGCTCAACAACGCGCTGCCGGCACAGCACTACATGAAGGTCATTCCGCGCGGCAAGGGCGCCTACGCCGGTGACTACTACGGCATCTTCTACCACGGCGTCGCCTCGACCCACATCGACGCCCTCTGCCACACCTGGGACGACGACGCGATGTGGAACGGTCGCGACCCGAAGAAGGAGATCACCTTCGACGGCGCGACGTTCGGCTCCATCGAGCACTGGTCCGACGGCATCATCACCCGCGGGGTCATGCTGGACGTTCCGCGCCATCGCGGCGTCCCGTGCGTGACCCAGGACGCGCCCGTCCACGGGTACGAGCTGGAAGATATCCTGACGGCGCGCGGGATCAAGCTCGCGCCGGGCGACGCCGTCTGCGTCTACGCCGGCCGCGACGCCTGGCAGGCGGCCAACCCGGACAAAACGTACGGGCGTCCGTACGGCGGCGGCACCCAAGAGAGGCCGGGGCTCCACGTCTCGTGCCTGCCGTTCCTGCGCGACCACGACGTCAGCATGCTCGTCTGGGACATGCTCGACCACCTGCCCATCGGCTACGACATCCCGTGGGCCGTGCACGCCTGCCTCTTCGCCTACGGCGTGGCGCTCCTGGACAACGCGCAGCTCGAGCCGCTGGCCAAGGCCTGCGTCGACGAGAAGCGTGACGAGTTCATGCTGGTGATCGCGCCGCTCATGGTCGTCGGCGGCACGGGCTCGCCGGCGAACCCCCTCGCGGTGTTCTAG
- a CDS encoding Xaa-Pro peptidase family protein: MARKPASVARRGAVPEAPDPQHRWDRPIQAPGHMQVDFEERVDFRRLHDYRLARVRRALARSGLGALLVFDQNNIRYISGTVIGEWARDKLIRYSLLTGPGEPWVWDFGSAARHHRLYAPWLRPDHCLAGMVGMRGAVPPSAGLFEQAAREIKGILKREGVADMPLGIDVVEPPFLFALQKEGVEVRDCQQVMLEARVIKSGDELVLLNMAAAMGDGVYQDIFEALKPGVRENEIVALATKRLYEMGSDCVEAINAISGERCSPHPHNFTDRMLRPGDQAFFDIIQSFVGYRTCYYRTFSVGRATPAQHSAYKRAREWMDSAIELIKPGVSTERIAKCFPKAQEIGFESEMDAFGLNFCHGLGLGLHERPIISRLNSMDHPMELEAGMVFAVETYCPASDGVSAARIEEEVIVTPKGAQIITLFPADELPIANRY; this comes from the coding sequence ATGGCCCGCAAGCCCGCATCTGTCGCACGCAGGGGCGCCGTCCCCGAGGCGCCGGACCCGCAGCACCGCTGGGACCGGCCCATCCAGGCGCCGGGGCACATGCAGGTGGACTTCGAGGAGCGGGTGGATTTCAGGCGCCTGCACGACTACCGCCTCGCCCGCGTGCGCCGCGCGCTCGCGCGCTCGGGGCTCGGCGCGCTCCTCGTGTTCGACCAGAACAACATCCGCTACATCTCGGGCACCGTCATCGGCGAATGGGCGCGCGACAAGCTGATCCGCTACTCGCTTCTCACGGGGCCGGGCGAGCCCTGGGTCTGGGACTTCGGCTCGGCCGCGCGTCACCACCGCCTCTACGCGCCGTGGCTCCGTCCCGACCACTGCCTGGCCGGCATGGTCGGCATGCGCGGCGCGGTGCCGCCCTCGGCGGGGCTCTTCGAGCAGGCCGCGCGGGAGATCAAGGGCATCCTCAAGCGCGAGGGCGTGGCGGACATGCCGCTCGGCATCGACGTCGTCGAGCCGCCCTTCCTCTTCGCGCTCCAGAAGGAAGGCGTCGAGGTGCGCGACTGCCAGCAGGTCATGCTCGAGGCGCGCGTCATCAAGAGCGGCGACGAGCTGGTGCTGCTCAACATGGCGGCGGCCATGGGCGACGGCGTCTACCAGGACATCTTCGAGGCGCTCAAACCCGGTGTCCGCGAGAACGAGATCGTGGCGCTGGCGACCAAGCGGCTCTACGAGATGGGCTCGGACTGCGTCGAGGCGATCAACGCGATCTCGGGGGAGCGCTGCTCGCCGCACCCGCACAACTTCACGGACCGGATGCTCCGGCCGGGCGACCAGGCCTTCTTCGACATCATCCAGTCCTTCGTCGGCTACCGCACCTGCTACTACCGGACGTTCAGTGTCGGCCGCGCGACGCCGGCCCAGCACAGCGCCTACAAGCGTGCGCGCGAGTGGATGGACAGCGCGATCGAGCTGATCAAGCCCGGCGTGTCCACCGAACGCATCGCCAAGTGCTTCCCCAAGGCGCAGGAGATCGGCTTCGAGAGCGAGATGGATGCCTTCGGCCTCAACTTCTGCCACGGCCTCGGCCTGGGGCTCCACGAGCGGCCGATCATCTCGCGGCTCAACTCGATGGACCATCCCATGGAGCTCGAGGCGGGCATGGTCTTTGCCGTCGAGACCTACTGCCCGGCTTCCGACGGCGTCTCGGCCGCGCGCATCGAGGAGGAGGTGATCGTGACGCCGAAGGGCGCCCAGATCATCACGCTCTTCCCCGCCGACGAGCTGCCGATCGCCAACCGCTACTAG
- a CDS encoding VOC family protein, with the protein MNLRMRQICLVARQLAPVVETFRDVFGLEVCHRDPGVGKYGLENALFPVGNGFLEVVAPVKDGTTAGRYLERRGDGGYMVITQCADLGPRRERCDTLGVRVANEIRYPDYQELQLHPRDVGAAMLSFSRQEGGEPADGPWHPAASRSTSAFLAASVRSMTGAELQSDDPERLARRWSEVMELPLSRDGRSRPVIALDDARLRFVPATDSRGEGLAGLHLDCADKGRLLSRARSKNLAAEGDMVVACGMRFYVV; encoded by the coding sequence ATGAACCTCCGGATGCGTCAGATCTGCCTCGTGGCCCGTCAGCTCGCGCCCGTCGTCGAGACCTTCCGCGATGTGTTCGGCCTCGAAGTCTGTCACCGCGATCCTGGTGTGGGGAAGTACGGGCTCGAGAACGCGCTTTTCCCCGTCGGGAACGGCTTCCTCGAGGTGGTGGCGCCGGTAAAGGATGGCACGACCGCGGGGCGCTATCTCGAGCGCCGCGGCGACGGCGGCTACATGGTGATAACCCAGTGCGCGGATCTCGGTCCGCGCCGCGAGCGGTGCGACACGCTCGGTGTCCGCGTGGCCAACGAGATCCGCTATCCCGACTACCAGGAGCTTCAGCTGCACCCGCGCGACGTGGGCGCCGCGATGCTCTCGTTCAGCCGGCAGGAGGGCGGTGAGCCGGCCGACGGCCCCTGGCACCCAGCCGCGTCCCGGAGCACGTCCGCGTTCTTAGCCGCGTCTGTTCGTTCAATGACCGGCGCCGAGCTCCAGAGCGATGATCCCGAGCGGCTCGCCCGCCGGTGGAGCGAGGTGATGGAGCTTCCGCTGTCCCGCGACGGGCGCTCGCGGCCCGTCATCGCTCTCGATGACGCGAGACTGCGCTTCGTTCCAGCCACCGACAGCCGCGGCGAAGGACTCGCCGGGCTCCATCTGGACTGCGCCGACAAGGGCCGCCTACTCTCGCGCGCGCGCTCGAAGAATCTCGCGGCGGAGGGCGACATGGTCGTCGCGTGCGGGATGCGCTTCTATGTTGTCTGA
- a CDS encoding NAD(P)-dependent oxidoreductase: MPPGWTTLRPPCLLPLSIAGRCFLLTNDKGHQMNETVGFIGLGTMGMPMASNLANAGVMLVVHDANPAAAAAAGKMAGVAVAGSAAAVAARSAVLFTCLPNDDIVRAAYLGSGGIASGGKEGLATCDCSTVSPEATLEVSRALAAKGITHMDTPMLGSQPQAVSGEIFFIVGGDKATLSLIAPYLEIMGKMHMYVGGSAMGNRVKLIHNGLAAVTSVAVAEALAVCVQSGVDPYTFYDVVRSGGGMAFGTYFDRRAKRIFDGEFSPTFMCELMRKDAGLALALARASKVPTPILEETKRTYDLAVDGGWGKEDFSAVTHVIEKRIGRKLSRG; the protein is encoded by the coding sequence GTGCCGCCGGGCTGGACAACGCTGCGCCCGCCATGTCTACTTCCGCTGAGCATCGCGGGCCGCTGCTTCCTCCTGACCAACGACAAGGGGCACCAGATGAACGAGACCGTGGGATTCATCGGGCTGGGCACGATGGGGATGCCGATGGCGTCGAACCTCGCCAACGCCGGCGTCATGCTGGTCGTTCACGACGCCAACCCGGCCGCGGCCGCGGCCGCCGGGAAGATGGCTGGCGTCGCCGTCGCTGGAAGCGCAGCGGCCGTCGCCGCGCGGTCCGCCGTGCTGTTCACCTGCCTGCCCAACGACGATATCGTGCGCGCGGCCTACCTCGGCTCGGGTGGGATCGCGTCGGGCGGCAAGGAGGGTCTCGCCACCTGCGACTGCTCGACCGTCAGCCCCGAGGCGACGCTCGAGGTCAGCCGCGCGCTCGCGGCCAAGGGCATCACCCACATGGACACGCCCATGCTGGGCTCGCAGCCCCAGGCGGTCTCGGGCGAGATCTTTTTCATCGTGGGCGGCGACAAGGCCACGCTTTCGCTCATCGCGCCCTACCTCGAGATCATGGGCAAGATGCACATGTACGTGGGCGGCTCGGCCATGGGCAACCGCGTGAAGCTGATCCACAACGGGCTCGCCGCCGTCACGTCCGTGGCGGTCGCCGAAGCGCTAGCAGTCTGCGTCCAGTCGGGCGTGGATCCGTACACCTTCTACGACGTGGTGCGGAGCGGCGGCGGCATGGCCTTCGGCACCTACTTCGACCGCCGCGCCAAGCGCATCTTCGACGGCGAGTTCTCGCCCACCTTCATGTGCGAGCTGATGCGGAAGGACGCGGGCCTGGCGCTGGCCCTGGCCCGCGCCTCCAAGGTGCCGACGCCCATCCTGGAAGAGACCAAGCGAACGTACGACCTGGCGGTGGACGGCGGCTGGGGCAAGGAGGACTTCTCGGCCGTCACCCACGTGATCGAGAAGCGGATAGGCCGGAAGTTGTCCCGGGGTTAG
- a CDS encoding peroxiredoxin yields the protein MSLRLGDTAPDFNAESSEGRVSFHEFLGNGWGVLFSHPRDFTPVCTTELGYVARLKPEFEKRSVKAIGLSIDPVDSHKGWLKDIQETQGHAVNFPIIADPDKKVANLYGMIHPSHDEVYTVRTVFVIDPKKKIRLMITYPQTTGRNFDEILRVIDSLQLTDAHRVATPVNWKQGEDVIIVPAVTDEEAKAKFPLGWKTLKPYLRLTPQPK from the coding sequence ATGTCACTGAGACTGGGCGACACAGCACCCGACTTCAACGCCGAGAGCTCCGAAGGCCGGGTCAGCTTCCACGAGTTTCTGGGGAACGGCTGGGGCGTGCTCTTCTCCCACCCGCGGGACTTCACGCCCGTGTGCACGACCGAGCTGGGGTACGTCGCGCGGCTCAAGCCCGAATTCGAGAAGCGTTCGGTCAAGGCCATCGGGCTGTCGATCGACCCCGTGGACTCTCACAAGGGCTGGCTCAAGGACATCCAGGAAACGCAGGGGCACGCGGTCAACTTCCCGATCATCGCCGATCCCGACAAGAAGGTGGCGAACCTCTACGGCATGATCCACCCCTCGCACGACGAGGTCTACACGGTGCGGACGGTGTTCGTCATCGATCCAAAGAAGAAGATCCGGCTGATGATCACGTATCCGCAGACGACGGGCCGCAACTTCGACGAGATCCTGCGGGTGATCGACTCGCTCCAGCTGACCGACGCCCACCGCGTCGCGACGCCGGTGAACTGGAAGCAAGGGGAAGACGTCATCATCGTCCCGGCCGTGACGGACGAGGAAGCCAAGGCGAAGTTCCCCCTGGGCTGGAAGACTCTCAAGCCCTATCTCCGCCTGACGCCACAGCCGAAGTGA
- a CDS encoding bifunctional precorrin-2 dehydrogenase/sirohydrochlorin ferrochelatase, with the protein MSQYYPVALDLRDRPCLVVGGGPVAESKVEGLLDAGARVTVVSPALTERLALWATEGRIAHRQREYIESDCEGQHLAFSATDRREVTEAVAADARRRGVWVNAADDPVYCDFLLPSVLRRGRLHVAVSTGGASPALAARVRRDLESYFTPEYEDLVELAAEVRRELRAGGRRADGALWREALDADLRRLLAEGRRGDAKARLLDRLGVTA; encoded by the coding sequence GTGAGTCAGTACTACCCCGTTGCCCTCGACCTCCGGGACCGCCCCTGCCTCGTGGTGGGCGGCGGTCCCGTGGCCGAGAGCAAGGTCGAGGGGCTCCTCGATGCGGGCGCCCGCGTCACCGTCGTAAGCCCCGCGCTGACCGAGCGCCTGGCCTTGTGGGCGACGGAGGGCCGCATCGCTCACCGCCAGCGCGAGTACATTGAGTCGGATTGCGAGGGGCAGCATCTCGCCTTCTCGGCCACAGACCGCCGTGAAGTTACCGAGGCGGTGGCGGCGGACGCGAGGCGGCGGGGCGTGTGGGTGAACGCGGCCGACGATCCCGTTTACTGCGACTTCCTCCTGCCCTCGGTGCTGCGCCGCGGGCGGCTGCACGTCGCCGTCTCGACGGGCGGCGCGAGCCCGGCGCTGGCGGCCCGCGTGCGGCGCGACCTCGAATCCTACTTCACGCCCGAGTACGAGGACCTCGTCGAGCTGGCCGCCGAGGTGCGGCGCGAGCTCCGCGCCGGCGGGCGGCGAGCCGACGGGGCCCTCTGGCGCGAGGCGCTCGACGCCGATCTCAGGCGGCTTCTCGCCGAGGGGCGGCGCGGTGACGCCAAGGCAAGGCTGCTCGATCGCCTCGGGGTGACCGCGTGA